Part of the Quercus lobata isolate SW786 chromosome 6, ValleyOak3.0 Primary Assembly, whole genome shotgun sequence genome, TCGGCGTACTCGCCAATTGATGGTTCAGGTTAGTAGCTATAGTTCTTCTTGTCATGTTTTGTAATAGACTAATAGGTGTTTTTGTGGGATGTGCAATTAATTTACTCACTGGATCTTTTTGTGCTTATAGGAGGTGGAAAGAAGTGCAAGCACACTCATGACTGTTGGTACGTCCTTTTAATTCCAACATCttatataaatttaacattGTTTGATCATAATGATACTGGATTAGATCTGATCTTTTATCCGGGTTGTTTCTTGCATTTTAGGTAATCAGTTTGGGTACTCTTTCTGATTTGATATAAacaaggttaaaaaaaatgatattaaataGTTAAGGAATCAAAGAATTGTGGTATGATTTTGATATGACTGCATGATTTATCAATGATGTTGAATCTACTttaacccaatgatcaattagGGAAAAAAGAGTAGAATCTTACAATATATGGGATTCATTTGAAGCCGCAGTAGAAATGTTAATTCATTTTCTATTAGGGTTGCATCACAAAGGAAAGATGCtgggtttttcttttggtaTGTGGTTGATTCTCCCTCTTCATTACTCAGTCATATTTCAAGATGAATTACCTAGATTTCTGAAAGAAATTGTTCTTTGGAGCTCTTCTCCTTTATTACTTTAATCAACTATATAATATGTAACCACTGCCTGTTATAGTTGTAAGAAGATTTAtgcagttttattttttattcttaatcaTTTTCCATTCCcttgtgaaattttattatgGCCATCTTCTTGTGGTTCATCCTGTGTGGGGATGCTAAAATTTTGATCCTcccaaaaacttgaatttaagtGTGTGTAAGAAGTAAGTGCTTGGCTCATTTTTATCTTGAGTATTATGATTTGTTTTTGGGAAGCCTACACAACTAGTTGGAAGTTGTAGCTCTAACAAGTAAAGcacaatattttcctttttctttcttttgcttgcTGAAAGAACAATATATATGTTATGTTTGTTATCAAATTACACTCACGGACTTAAGGACAGGAAATTTGGTCTGATGGAATAGAATTGTGGTgcaattatgcaaaaaaaaaaaaaaaaaaaagtggggttTGTCCCTTAAATTCATGTATCTGGATAATAATGACTTGGATTTTGGTTTTTAGTTTGGATCTAGTGATGTGGTTATAGTTTCTTCAAAATAGTCATGTAGTTAGGCCTATGGCTGTAACCCCATTTATCCACCTCCAATTTCACAGATTCACCTAGTGATCTATCATGATAAACTGGGACCCTATGCAAAGGTTATAGAATAATCCTCCTATGGTGACCTCCTGGGCATGAGGATAAACTGCTTAGCCCATTAAGGGTGAAAAGCCCCTGTATTAGCCGGTAACTAGTTTTGGTGGGTGGGGTCAGTTGCTCATAGGAGTTTGATTAGCAGTGAGGATTATTTTACAATATGCTCTGTGACTACAACTAATCTAAGTGAAGTTCTCCTAtgtcatctaaaaaaaaaaaaaagatcctccTGAAGTGAATAATGACAAAGAGACAGATTTGTCATCATATAGGCTTCACCATGAGGATGATGCAATTTAgtttaatattttgttgtatagtTTTGTGTGATTTGTTTGTTCAATGTTTCCCCTATGATTTATCTTGTTATgctgttttctttcttctttttggttAGATGCTCACAAGATGCATATTTATTAGAAATATTTAGccaaatttttatgtgattgtatTGCTTCCTAGTATATGAATGTAGACCATACTTTgtcaaaaacaagaaagaaaagaacataAACCGTTTACAAGAACTTGGGACATGACTTTGTtctgtgtttgtttggttggatcTGTAGAGGAATCAACCGGAGTATTAAAGAAGGCTGAAAGTGAATACAAAGGGCAACGCTCGTTGTTGATGCGAACCCGGAACCTACTCTCTACAATGCAACGTCAAGATGTCCTTGATAGGTAAAGAAGAAACTGTATTTTTCTCTGATGACTAATTATCTTCATTTACACGAGTCCATACTGAATCTTTCTCCGAACAGGGTGATACTTGCAGTTGGGTTTTTCTTGTTCTCTTGTGCTGTTCTTTATGTTGTCTCAAAGCGATTTGGGATACTAAAGTTGCAGCAAAAGGTTACTGCTGCCATAAAAGCTGGTATGGTGGGACAAGCCAAGATTGGAGGTGGGGCTTTCACAAATGGCATAAATGACAATGCAGTTCATAGGGTGGATGTTCCTTTAGATAGACCTATGCGTGATGAACTTTAAAGTTCTATTCTTTTTGTCATGATCAAAAGCGTTGTCCTATAAAATGGCTCTCATGCTTTCTTGTGCCCTTATCTTACATGGCTCTAAGGCCATATCTAATGCAATGTGCCATAATTCcctaatgtttttctttttagaacCCCCACCCACCCCAAAATACTAAATATCATAAAAGTAAATTGCTTCATTTCTCAATGGCCGAAAAGATGAAGAGGCTTGTAACTCCATTGCCACATTCTTGTAATTCCAACGAGAATGTCCAGGTTTAAATCCTCCCTCCTCTATTggtgtaactatcaaattatttatttaaaaaaatgcccAAAAGTTATTtaagaagagaaaggaaaagtaaaGTTGGCTTCAATCTTATTTTTGTATGGTCAGTTATCAAGAGACTGCCTGTTGCAAATATATACAATCTTCTTGCATTGGATGTAGAGAAAAATCATGCATATGGTTCACTTCATAGCTAAAGGAAAGCAATGAGAGAAATCCATTTCAGTCAATCTAACAGTCAGCTGATTCCTTGAACTCAAAGCAGTCAAGCTTTTCTATTAAACATCAACTGAATAGAGCCAATTGACTGCCATACAGAGAACTTGAAGAAGTGCGAGCGACTCTGAATAGATTTGAGTGCTTACGCCAGGAGCCAGAAATTCCTGTGGGTTTTTGTATTGAGAAGAAAGCCTGCATTTTGGCCCTTTTTCTGCACTGCAACACAGGTGCACTTGCTATTCTCGATCAGGTACTCTGCCGTGTCTACCACTTTTGTTCCTCTAAGAGGCCGCTTATGTCTGTTGGTACACAAAGAGATGCAATAAATGATTAGGAAATAAATTGTGTTCACAgtctaaaattttgtagaacttgttaagaaaaaaaaatataaacaagaaTTAATTTGTGTAAGTTAAGAACTACAAATTGTTTCTTGAAACCAAAATGAGCTTTCCGAGGACTAGGGAACAACTTTTCTGTTTGCTAGGTTGGAAACCATGTTTGGTTTCAAAATGCAATTGGTTTAGAGGCGCAATaaaattcataacaaatttcacaactcTCTAAAGTAACTAGTTGATAATGGTAGATAATAAAGTAGTTTCAGTGGTGGGTCTATATgagaattaataataacttgttaaaacaattgttgtgaaaattgttgtgtCTTTAGCATTACTCTTCAAAATAGTTTTGTGAAATTCACGTGCAATGGGTGCTCgctctttttctttcataaaattCGAATGAATAGATAGCAGGAAATGGAGTTAGTTTAAGAGGTGTACGGTGGAAGTAAACAATTTTTCTATCAtaccatttttttgttttatattattatgtataacTGTTGAAGCATGTCTCTCAATCAGAGAGGAAAGTACTGGTTATCCTAAAATTCATTAGCAAGTAACATACATTCTTTAATCATTAATGGTTTATAATAATCTTTGCTTTATATATGGTAGGAAAATTGTGCCtagcttttatttttaagataatGATACTCTCACATTTACATTTTAACATCTACTTTCATATTTTAAATGTGGATATTTCCTTTTCTCCATATCAAATGTGTACATCAACACATTAATTGtggtttttaattgtaaaatgagTGTAAGATGATATTTTACATGACATTTAtccaattacaaaaagaaaaagaaagttaatcCATGTAGAAAACTATTTTCGTTTCTTGTTATTCAAATTCTGAACCATGTAATATTATTAGAacatcttttctctttctttctttttgataggAAATATTAGAATAACTTGAATTTCTATCCACCATACATATTGTAACGtgaaattaaaactaaaagatatgTTACTCTAAAAACTCACCCTAATATTGCTGTTGAAAGACTCCGGCGCTGCCCTATAACTATGACATCGATCCCAAGTTGGTGGCTTTGGAAAAGAATAGTATTTGCCTTGTCCTTGCCTTCCATTTCCACCCTCTCTACACGGACTCTAACTTTAGGATGAGCAACCTTACATGCACTCTTCATTTCTTCAAGAAAATCCACATCCACAGGTACAGCTCCACATGATCCACCTCCTTCCGAGGATCCCATGTTtgaggatgaagaagatgatgaggatgatgagcCTACACTAGGCCTTTTAAGAAACGTAGAGAATGTGTATTTCCATGATGGGTTTTGATTCTCAACGTGAAGAAGAATCAATTCATCTTGCTCAAACAATACATGTGAAAGAGCATATTGCAATGCAACTACAGACTCACGGTTTGGCTCTGCCACCACCATTACCTTCCGCAACGCCGGAGGGTTGCCGGTACCGTTCCCACTACCACCACCTTGCATGGGGGCCGTGCATGGCCCTCCTCCAGTACTGTTGATATTATTGATCATCGACCGAATTATTAACAAACACTACACAAAGGCTTTGGAAGGAGCTAGGAAGTGTGTAATAATATAATAAGCGGTAAGTCATGATTTTCTATGTGTTTATCGAGATGGACAActattaacaaattttaattagcTTACATCATGTGAATAACGATCTGGTTCTGCTTCGTTTCCATGCTAAATTTGGATGTGTTTGTTTTCGAAACTTCAACCTCGAGACCCGGTCAAGCTCTAACACAAAAAACCAATttactacccaaaaaaaaaaaaaaaaaggagaccGTAAAAATTACAGTTACaatgaaagtgattttttttggttgataatttcaaaaaataataaataaatgtctaaATGAGttcttcaataaaataaaatgtcaagTCTACTACTACTAATTAATTTTACACTACAAAACATCTACAAACTTATAtgataataaatgtgattggtgATGACTTAAAAGTTAGAGAAAT contains:
- the LOC115993537 gene encoding uncharacterized protein LOC115993537 — translated: MINNINSTGGGPCTAPMQGGGSGNGTGNPPALRKVMVVAEPNRESVVALQYALSHVLFEQDELILLHVENQNPSWKYTFSTFLKRPSVGSSSSSSSSSSNMGSSEGGGSCGAVPVDVDFLEEMKSACKVAHPKVRVRVERVEMEGKDKANTILFQSHQLGIDVIVIGQRRSLSTAILGHKRPLRGTKVVDTAEYLIENSKCTCVAVQKKGQNAGFLLNTKTHRNFWLLA